One genomic segment of Pedobacter endophyticus includes these proteins:
- the smc gene encoding chromosome segregation protein SMC, with translation MQLTKLEIKGFKSFGDKVTINFNEGVTAIVGPNGCGKSNVIDAMRWVLGEQSTKALRSEKMENIIFNGTKNRKQAQLAEVSLSFDNTKNILPTAYSQVTVTRKLYRNGDSEYRLNDVQCRLKDITDLFLDTGIGSDSYSIIELKMVDEIITNKEHSRRSLFEEASGISKYKLRKRQTFNKLKDTEGDLERVEDLLFEIEKNLKTLENQARKAERYYKLKEQYRELSVQLATHRIAFFRTDLNALEAQEQHQQVLRTELSTKIDTQEAELQKLKLGSINQEKNLSVQQKATNELVSKIRAYESEKKVKNEQMRFLQEKETRLAGELEKDKNQINHIKYNIKRLNEEVLTETEVFNKLESDLKLLKSSLDTLREQQQTEKNRIDNLVKSVSDLQNQVYQSQKEIDILNIQKDALVQETNRNVDDTETKTLELKAFDHALAELDIQVAEKQSSIKQLKEAEEVLKEKLAQSEINLSSNKEKLTAENRKKDAKQNEYNLTKSLVDSLEGFPESIRFLKKNTAFAKSALLLSDILFCNEDYRIAIENYLEPVMNHYVVEKYADAVQAINLLTDASRGRANFFILEHIPDKTPTLGDHEGLVSALSVTEVDKKYQHLCNLLLQNVYIAVAEQESIFKVSPTESITILAKNGKYAQTKFTLAGGSVGLFEGKRIGRAKNLENLAKEIKASEALINQYNAAITTETDTIFNLKEASKVNQINTLQQELNRLSNEQISVQTRRDQYQEFITTSENRKTDIAQKIVSIEKSLSEKLPALVDLQKRQQQDHVNLQEQQLNYQELADQVNDSAGKYNQDNIRFHQQQNKLSGLEKDLDYRFVQEEALNKRIAQNEKELQGTLAQITETLQHTDLSDDTLLEMYQQREEMEKALAEAEKAYFESKGNINEVENNLTTIRKNREETDFLLTEIKDKKNALKIDLNSLKERLAVEFNIDINDLLETETETEALESEFEIRQKVEKMKRQLDEFGAINSMAMEAFKEMEERYTFIQNQKKDLNAAKTDLLQTIKEIDDTAREKFMQAFTQAREHFIVVFRSLFNEEDSCDLILSDVNNPLEADIDIIARPKGKRPLSINQLSGGEKTLTATALLFSLYLLKPAPFCIFDEVDAPLDDTNIDKFNNIIRKFSDQSQFIIVSHNKRTIASTDIIYGVTMVEQGVSRVVAVDLREVAA, from the coding sequence ATGCAACTCACTAAGTTAGAAATTAAAGGATTTAAAAGCTTTGGCGACAAAGTGACCATCAATTTTAATGAGGGAGTTACGGCTATTGTAGGCCCGAACGGTTGCGGAAAATCGAACGTAATTGATGCTATGCGCTGGGTTTTGGGCGAACAGAGCACCAAAGCGTTGCGCTCTGAAAAGATGGAAAACATCATTTTCAATGGCACAAAAAACCGCAAGCAAGCACAGCTGGCCGAAGTGTCTCTAAGCTTCGATAACACTAAAAACATACTTCCAACAGCCTATTCGCAGGTTACCGTTACGCGAAAACTGTACCGAAATGGCGATAGCGAATACCGCTTAAACGACGTTCAATGTCGCTTAAAAGATATTACCGACTTATTTTTAGATACGGGAATTGGCTCGGACAGCTATTCGATTATCGAGTTGAAAATGGTTGATGAAATCATTACCAACAAAGAGCACAGTCGCCGTTCGTTGTTTGAAGAGGCTTCGGGAATTTCGAAGTACAAGCTCCGTAAGCGCCAAACATTTAATAAGCTAAAAGACACTGAAGGGGATTTAGAACGCGTTGAAGATTTACTTTTCGAGATTGAAAAGAATCTAAAAACGCTTGAAAACCAAGCCCGTAAGGCCGAGCGGTATTACAAGTTAAAAGAGCAATATCGCGAGTTGAGCGTTCAATTGGCCACTCATCGCATTGCATTTTTCCGTACCGATTTAAATGCGCTTGAAGCTCAGGAACAACATCAACAGGTTTTAAGAACCGAGCTGAGCACTAAAATAGATACCCAAGAAGCTGAACTGCAAAAATTAAAGCTTGGCAGCATTAATCAGGAAAAAAATCTCTCCGTTCAGCAAAAAGCTACGAATGAACTGGTTTCAAAAATCAGGGCTTACGAAAGTGAGAAGAAAGTGAAGAACGAACAAATGCGTTTCTTACAAGAAAAGGAAACTCGTTTGGCCGGAGAGCTGGAAAAGGATAAAAACCAAATCAATCACATTAAATACAACATCAAGCGTTTAAACGAAGAGGTTTTAACGGAAACAGAAGTTTTTAACAAGCTAGAATCGGACCTGAAACTTTTGAAATCTTCGCTTGACACCCTCCGTGAGCAGCAGCAAACTGAAAAAAACCGGATCGATAACTTGGTGAAATCGGTTAGCGATCTGCAAAATCAGGTTTACCAATCTCAAAAGGAAATTGACATTCTAAATATTCAAAAGGATGCCTTGGTACAAGAAACCAATAGAAATGTTGATGATACGGAAACCAAAACGTTAGAATTAAAGGCTTTTGACCATGCTTTGGCCGAGCTCGATATTCAGGTTGCAGAAAAGCAAAGCTCCATTAAGCAACTGAAAGAGGCCGAGGAGGTGCTGAAAGAAAAACTGGCGCAATCCGAAATCAACTTAAGCTCGAATAAGGAAAAACTAACGGCCGAAAACCGAAAAAAGGATGCCAAGCAGAACGAATATAACCTGACGAAATCACTTGTAGATAGTTTAGAGGGCTTTCCCGAATCGATTCGCTTCCTTAAAAAGAACACTGCCTTTGCCAAAAGCGCCTTGCTCCTGTCTGATATTCTTTTCTGTAACGAAGATTACCGAATTGCCATAGAAAATTACCTCGAGCCTGTAATGAACCATTATGTGGTTGAAAAATATGCCGATGCCGTACAGGCAATCAATTTACTTACAGATGCCAGTCGCGGGCGGGCCAACTTTTTTATTTTAGAGCATATTCCCGATAAAACCCCTACGCTAGGCGATCATGAAGGATTGGTTTCAGCTTTATCAGTTACCGAGGTTGATAAAAAGTATCAGCACCTTTGCAACCTCCTTTTGCAAAACGTGTATATTGCCGTTGCAGAGCAGGAAAGTATCTTTAAGGTTAGCCCGACTGAAAGCATTACCATTTTGGCCAAAAACGGCAAGTATGCACAAACCAAATTTACTTTGGCAGGCGGTTCAGTAGGTTTGTTTGAGGGAAAGCGCATTGGTCGTGCTAAAAATTTAGAGAATTTAGCCAAAGAGATCAAGGCATCAGAAGCGCTGATTAATCAATATAATGCCGCAATTACAACTGAAACGGATACTATCTTTAACCTGAAGGAAGCCTCAAAAGTTAATCAGATTAATACGCTGCAACAGGAATTGAACCGATTGAGCAATGAGCAAATTTCTGTACAAACACGTCGCGATCAATATCAGGAGTTTATTACCACAAGCGAAAACCGAAAAACCGATATTGCTCAAAAAATCGTGTCGATAGAAAAGTCGCTTTCCGAAAAGTTGCCCGCTTTGGTCGACTTGCAGAAAAGGCAACAACAAGACCACGTAAACCTGCAAGAGCAGCAACTCAATTATCAGGAACTTGCTGATCAGGTTAATGATTCTGCTGGAAAATACAATCAAGATAATATCCGTTTTCACCAACAGCAAAATAAGCTTTCGGGCTTAGAAAAAGATCTCGATTATCGCTTTGTACAGGAGGAGGCACTAAATAAACGAATTGCCCAAAACGAAAAAGAGTTGCAGGGAACGCTTGCACAAATTACCGAGACGTTACAGCATACCGATTTAAGCGACGATACGCTTCTCGAAATGTATCAGCAACGAGAGGAAATGGAAAAGGCGCTTGCAGAAGCCGAAAAGGCATATTTTGAAAGCAAGGGTAACATTAACGAGGTTGAAAACAACCTGACCACTATCCGTAAAAACCGTGAGGAAACCGATTTCCTTTTAACTGAGATTAAGGATAAGAAAAACGCCCTAAAAATAGATTTAAACTCGCTGAAAGAGCGTTTGGCTGTGGAGTTTAACATTGATATCAACGATCTTTTAGAGACGGAAACAGAAACTGAGGCTTTGGAAAGTGAATTTGAGATCCGCCAGAAAGTTGAAAAAATGAAACGCCAACTGGATGAGTTTGGCGCCATTAACTCGATGGCAATGGAGGCCTTTAAAGAAATGGAAGAACGTTACACGTTTATCCAAAACCAGAAAAAAGATCTCAATGCAGCTAAAACCGATCTTTTGCAAACGATAAAGGAAATCGACGATACAGCCAGAGAAAAGTTTATGCAGGCGTTTACACAAGCCCGTGAACATTTTATCGTCGTTTTCCGTTCGCTGTTTAACGAGGAAGACAGCTGCGACTTGATTTTGTCTGACGTAAACAATCCGTTGGAGGCCGATATCGACATTATTGCCCGTCCGAAAGGCAAAAGGCCCTTATCGATAAACCAATTATCGGGTGGCGAAAAAACGTTGACGGCTACTGCCCTGCTGTTTTCGCTCTATCTTTTAAAACCCGCACCATTTTGTATCTTCGATGAGGTTGATGCACCATTGGATGATACGAACATCGATAAGTTTAATAACATCATCCGCAAGTTCTCCGACCAGTCGCAGTTTATTATCGTATCTCACAACAAACGTACTATTGCAAGCACCGACATTATTTATGGTGTTACCATGGTTGAGCAAGGCGTTTCGAGGGTTGTAGCGGTAGATTTGAGGGAAGTAGCGGCGTAG
- a CDS encoding FtsK/SpoIIIE family DNA translocase codes for MAVRGNQFKTNTFRDKGSETASGRASSSRRPKERSEYLPTFDLQDGRAVKIAGLFFIILSLYFLIAFTSYLFTWQDDQSYVVDANGGWGNLFKTAEELKDAGVTTPVVQNWLGKFGALLSHQFIYEWFGVASFLFVLAFFIIGYRLLFKVKILSISKTLGYSFFFLLFLSLTFGFAHSFWAESPHYVEGEFGYWSNKLLSAQIGAAGVAGLIAFAGLTILIIAYNIDFKLPERKQKEVYLDNETPDYVNEVREKFSQNREAEDGAEPVEFADRGKQPATSERKVQNVVLRPNRFEESEEKEEVVPPVVLSPMATNLPLAASPAASMPLTVEPTIEEEKEPAFTIEKTEEEKKSDDLVEQFGNYDEKLDLSGYKYPTVDLLENYGTNKISVNAEELEANKNKIVETLNHYNIEIDKIKATIGPTVTLYEIIPAPGVRISKIKNLEDDIALSLAALGIRIIAPMPGKGTIGIEVPNQHPEMVPMRSILNTEKWTSNAMDLPIALGKTISNEVFIADLAKMPHLLVAGATGQGKSVGINSILVSLLFKKHPAQLKFVLVDPKKVELTLFNRIERHFLAKLPCEADAIITDTKKVVNTLNSLCIEMDQRYDLLKDAQVRNLKEYNDKFIKRKLNPNNGHRFLPFIVLVVDEFADLMMTAGKEVEAPIARLAQLARAIGIHLVLATQRPSVNIITGTIKANFPARLAFRVLSKIDSRTILDSGGADQLIGRGDMLLSTGSDLIRLQCAFVDTPEVDRISEFIGNQRGYADAYQLPEYIDEAGEGSKADFDPNERDKFFEDAARLIVMHQQGSTSLIQRKLKLGYNRAGRIIDQLEAAGIVGPFEGSKAREVLYPDEYSLEQFLNGMDDKD; via the coding sequence AGGGAGAGCATCATCAAGTCGCCGGCCGAAAGAAAGGAGTGAATATTTACCTACTTTCGACTTACAAGATGGACGTGCGGTGAAAATTGCGGGTTTGTTCTTTATCATTCTTTCACTTTATTTTTTAATTGCTTTTACCTCTTACTTATTCACCTGGCAAGATGACCAGAGTTATGTGGTAGATGCAAACGGCGGATGGGGAAACTTATTTAAAACGGCCGAGGAGTTAAAAGATGCCGGAGTAACTACGCCCGTTGTTCAGAACTGGCTTGGCAAATTCGGGGCCTTACTTTCTCACCAATTTATATACGAGTGGTTTGGCGTTGCGTCGTTTTTGTTTGTACTGGCCTTTTTTATAATCGGTTACCGCTTATTATTTAAGGTTAAAATCCTTTCGATCTCAAAAACTTTAGGCTATAGCTTTTTCTTTTTACTTTTTCTTTCGTTAACGTTCGGCTTTGCCCACAGTTTCTGGGCAGAATCGCCGCATTATGTTGAGGGCGAATTTGGTTATTGGAGCAACAAGTTATTAAGTGCACAGATTGGCGCAGCAGGAGTGGCCGGATTAATTGCCTTCGCTGGGCTAACCATTTTGATTATTGCCTATAATATCGATTTTAAACTGCCCGAGCGCAAGCAGAAAGAAGTATATCTGGATAATGAAACTCCCGATTATGTAAACGAGGTTAGAGAAAAGTTTTCGCAAAACAGGGAAGCCGAGGATGGCGCTGAACCGGTTGAATTTGCTGATAGGGGAAAGCAGCCTGCAACTAGCGAACGTAAAGTTCAAAATGTGGTGCTGCGGCCAAATCGGTTCGAAGAAAGCGAAGAAAAAGAAGAAGTTGTTCCTCCGGTTGTCTTATCGCCCATGGCCACAAACCTTCCGCTAGCTGCTTCTCCGGCTGCAAGCATGCCTTTAACGGTTGAGCCAACAATTGAAGAAGAAAAAGAACCGGCCTTTACAATAGAAAAAACCGAAGAGGAAAAAAAATCGGATGATTTGGTTGAGCAGTTTGGTAATTACGATGAAAAACTCGATTTATCGGGATATAAATACCCTACGGTAGATTTATTAGAAAATTACGGAACCAACAAAATATCGGTAAATGCCGAAGAACTGGAAGCCAATAAAAACAAAATTGTAGAAACACTGAATCATTACAATATTGAAATCGATAAGATAAAAGCTACCATTGGGCCAACCGTAACGCTCTATGAAATTATCCCTGCACCGGGTGTAAGGATTTCGAAGATCAAAAATCTTGAAGATGACATTGCGCTTTCATTGGCGGCCTTGGGTATTCGTATTATAGCCCCAATGCCCGGAAAGGGAACCATTGGTATCGAAGTGCCAAATCAACACCCCGAAATGGTGCCGATGCGTAGCATTTTAAACACCGAGAAGTGGACTTCGAACGCTATGGACCTTCCTATTGCCCTGGGAAAAACCATAAGCAATGAGGTTTTCATTGCCGATTTGGCCAAAATGCCTCACTTGCTGGTTGCGGGTGCCACGGGGCAAGGTAAATCCGTTGGTATCAACTCTATTTTGGTTTCGCTATTATTTAAGAAGCATCCAGCGCAATTAAAGTTTGTACTGGTCGATCCTAAAAAAGTGGAGCTAACTTTATTTAACCGCATTGAGCGACACTTTTTGGCGAAGCTTCCGTGTGAGGCCGATGCCATTATTACCGATACTAAAAAAGTGGTAAATACATTAAACTCACTTTGTATCGAAATGGATCAACGTTACGATTTGTTAAAAGATGCACAGGTTAGGAATTTAAAAGAGTATAACGATAAGTTTATCAAACGCAAGTTAAACCCCAACAACGGCCATCGCTTTTTGCCTTTTATAGTGCTTGTGGTTGATGAGTTTGCCGATTTGATGATGACGGCTGGTAAAGAAGTTGAGGCGCCAATTGCCCGTTTAGCGCAGCTGGCCCGTGCCATCGGAATCCACCTTGTTTTGGCCACGCAGCGTCCGTCAGTTAACATTATTACAGGTACAATCAAGGCGAATTTCCCGGCGAGGTTAGCGTTTAGGGTGTTGTCGAAAATTGACTCGAGAACCATCTTGGATAGCGGCGGTGCAGACCAGTTGATTGGTCGCGGTGACATGCTGTTATCAACCGGAAGCGACTTAATCAGGCTACAGTGTGCTTTCGTTGATACACCAGAGGTTGATCGGATTTCGGAGTTTATCGGTAACCAACGCGGTTATGCCGATGCTTATCAGCTGCCAGAATATATTGACGAGGCCGGCGAGGGAAGTAAGGCTGATTTTGACCCGAATGAGCGTGATAAATTCTTTGAAGATGCTGCAAGGTTAATTGTAATGCACCAACAGGGATCTACATCGCTTATCCAGCGCAAATTGAAGCTCGGGTATAATCGTGCCGGAAGAATTATCGATCAATTAGAGGCTGCAGGTATCGTGGGTCCGTTTGAGGGAAGCAAGGCCCGCGAGGTTTTGTATCCCGATGAATATTCTTTGGAACAGTTCTTGAATGGTATGGATGACAAGGACTAG
- the mgtE gene encoding magnesium transporter: MEELVVDEIQELLDKEDDKGLKRYLDELNISDVEELIDELPQYAAKFIETISLNRAVNVFRILDFPTQERIIKKLSGNKLNQIIKDLPPDDRTALFSELKGDVVTKMIALLPAEERKESLALLGYEEDSIGRLMTPDYIAVKPEWTISRVLAHIRRYGKNSETIDVVYVINKDGVLLDDIRIREVLLADPDGIIGELTDKRFIALKANDPQEDAISIFRMNNRVALPVVDESNILLGIVTVDDILWIANEEYTEDMHKIGGTEALDEPYLDTSIFNLVKKRVGWLAILMLGEMLTATAMGFFEGQIHKATVLALFIPLIISCGGNSGSQASTLIIQAMALGEVTIKDWWRVMNREITSGFLLGFCLGLIGFLRIFVWHWAAPNVYGEHWVLIAATISVSLVFVVLWGSLSGSMLPILLKKLGADPATSSAPFVATLVDVTGLIIYFSFALLFLKGVLL, from the coding sequence ATGGAAGAACTGGTTGTAGATGAAATTCAGGAACTACTTGATAAGGAGGATGATAAAGGCTTGAAGCGTTATCTTGATGAACTGAATATCTCTGATGTAGAAGAGCTGATCGATGAACTTCCACAATATGCAGCCAAGTTTATCGAAACCATATCTTTAAACAGGGCTGTAAACGTTTTCAGGATTCTTGATTTCCCCACGCAAGAGCGAATAATCAAAAAACTTTCGGGCAATAAACTGAACCAAATCATAAAAGATTTGCCGCCCGATGACCGTACCGCACTCTTTAGCGAACTGAAAGGCGATGTGGTTACAAAAATGATCGCACTTTTGCCTGCCGAAGAGCGCAAGGAATCGCTTGCTCTTTTAGGTTACGAAGAGGATAGTATTGGTCGTTTAATGACGCCTGATTATATTGCTGTTAAGCCAGAGTGGACGATAAGTCGGGTTTTGGCGCACATTCGTCGCTATGGCAAAAACTCCGAAACCATCGATGTAGTTTATGTCATCAATAAAGACGGCGTTCTGCTTGATGATATTCGGATTCGTGAGGTGTTATTGGCCGATCCCGATGGAATTATTGGCGAGCTGACCGATAAACGTTTCATTGCGCTAAAGGCAAACGATCCGCAAGAAGATGCCATTAGTATTTTTCGTATGAACAATCGCGTGGCTTTGCCCGTTGTTGATGAAAGTAACATCCTTTTGGGTATTGTAACTGTTGATGATATCCTTTGGATCGCTAACGAAGAATATACCGAGGATATGCACAAAATTGGTGGTACCGAGGCTTTAGATGAGCCTTATTTAGATACATCAATATTTAACCTGGTAAAAAAACGAGTCGGATGGCTTGCTATTTTAATGCTCGGCGAAATGCTTACCGCAACCGCAATGGGCTTTTTCGAGGGGCAAATTCACAAAGCAACCGTATTGGCCTTATTTATTCCCTTAATTATTTCTTGTGGCGGTAACAGCGGCTCGCAGGCATCAACGCTAATTATACAGGCCATGGCATTGGGCGAAGTTACCATTAAAGATTGGTGGCGTGTAATGAACCGCGAAATTACCTCCGGCTTCCTTTTGGGGTTCTGTTTGGGGTTAATCGGCTTCTTGCGGATTTTCGTTTGGCACTGGGCCGCTCCAAATGTATATGGCGAGCATTGGGTGCTAATTGCCGCGACAATTAGCGTTTCGCTGGTTTTTGTAGTGCTTTGGGGTTCGCTGAGCGGATCAATGTTGCCAATTTTACTCAAAAAACTCGGCGCCGACCCGGCTACTTCTTCCGCTCCATTTGTAGCCACACTGGTCGACGTTACCGGACTGATTATTTATTTCAGCTTTGCCCTCCTGTTTTTAAAAGGCGTTTTACTATAA
- a CDS encoding LolA family protein, producing the protein MKKLISALMVVVAFTTSTYAQTDAKAKAILAEVSKKYKSYNIVKTDFTFTLENPKAKVKETQQGTLYVKANSNKYKVAMTNQELFSDGKSQWTYLKKDKEVQVSNVDNSGDAINPAKIFTVYEKGFKYIYTGEQKVGSKTYQMIDLTPVDAKKSIFKVRLSIDKAAKQIANVVLFDKNGNKYTYNVKTFSPNVKVPETTFAFDAKKYPGVEVVDLR; encoded by the coding sequence ATGAAAAAACTAATTTCGGCATTAATGGTTGTTGTGGCTTTCACAACTTCAACTTATGCTCAAACTGATGCAAAGGCTAAAGCAATTTTAGCGGAAGTAAGTAAAAAATACAAATCGTACAATATTGTAAAGACAGATTTCACTTTTACCTTAGAAAATCCAAAGGCTAAGGTGAAGGAAACGCAACAAGGAACCTTGTACGTTAAGGCCAACTCGAATAAATATAAAGTGGCCATGACCAACCAAGAGTTGTTTAGCGATGGTAAAAGCCAATGGACATACCTTAAAAAAGATAAAGAAGTTCAGGTAAGTAATGTAGATAATAGCGGCGATGCAATAAACCCAGCCAAAATTTTTACTGTTTACGAGAAAGGCTTCAAATACATTTATACAGGCGAACAAAAAGTTGGTAGTAAAACCTATCAAATGATTGATTTGACGCCAGTTGATGCGAAAAAATCGATCTTTAAAGTACGTTTAAGCATTGATAAGGCAGCTAAGCAAATTGCAAACGTTGTTTTATTTGATAAAAACGGAAATAAGTACACTTACAACGTGAAAACCTTTTCGCCAAATGTAAAAGTACCAGAAACTACATTTGCTTTCGATGCAAAGAAATATCCAGGTGTTGAAGTGGTAGATTTAAGGTAA
- a CDS encoding ATP-dependent helicase yields the protein MDYLEGLNPQQRAAVENTKGPVMIVAGAGSGKTRVITYRVAHLIQTGTDPFNILVLTFTNKASKDMRERISKVVGAEAKNIWMGTFHSVFAKILRVEAEKIGYPNNFTIYDTDDSKSVIRAILKELQLDDKLYAPNFVYGRISSAKNNLISWGEYQANDQIQAEDIQNKRPLMGQIYEAYAKRCFRAGAMDFDDLLFKTNILLKEHPEVLNKYQQKFRYLMVDEYQDTNFSQYTIVKKLAAAYQNICVVGDDAQSIYAFRGANIQNILNFERDYPDLKVYKLEQNYRSTQNIVDAASSIIANNKNQLEKNVFSENVEGDRIKVSRAFTDNEEGKLVAESILQERGLKGYQYHDFAILYRTNAQSRAMEEGLRKLNIPYKIYGGTSFYQRKEIKDLIAYFRLTFNPKDEEAIKRVINYPKRGIGDTSVDKIIVAADQNNVTMWDVISNAHQYVDGRLANQLNDFAMMVQSFQAEAKKLDAYDSALFIAQHAGILKELYTDDSVEGRARYENIQELLNGIKEFAEREDIEEKGLDIFMQDVALLTNDDKDGDKNKDTVSLMTIHSAKGLEFKNVFIVGLEENLFPSQMSVNSRSDLEEERRLFYVAITRAEIKLTITYATSRYRWGTLTNCEPSRFINEINPRFLELDVKPAKSNVFEGNFDDERKTWTSQPRDFFSKPKPAGTTSTPPVRPKTTSLLAKAHVPSPGFAPSQPHEFQGGMEVEHEKFGFGKIISLEGTLPDVKATVFFQGLGNKQLLLKFAKLMIVK from the coding sequence TTGGATTATTTAGAAGGATTAAACCCACAACAAAGAGCAGCAGTAGAGAACACTAAAGGGCCGGTAATGATAGTTGCGGGTGCAGGTTCGGGCAAAACGCGTGTAATTACCTATCGTGTGGCGCACCTGATTCAGACGGGAACTGACCCATTTAACATTTTGGTTTTAACCTTTACCAACAAGGCGAGTAAGGATATGCGTGAGCGTATTAGCAAGGTGGTTGGCGCTGAGGCGAAGAACATTTGGATGGGCACTTTTCACTCGGTTTTTGCGAAGATCTTACGTGTTGAGGCCGAAAAAATTGGCTATCCGAATAACTTTACCATTTACGATACGGATGATAGCAAAAGTGTAATCCGTGCAATTTTAAAAGAGCTTCAGCTAGATGATAAGCTGTATGCGCCAAACTTTGTTTACGGGCGGATTTCTTCTGCGAAGAACAACCTGATTTCGTGGGGCGAATACCAGGCAAACGACCAGATTCAGGCGGAAGACATTCAAAATAAGCGCCCGTTGATGGGCCAGATTTACGAAGCTTATGCCAAACGCTGCTTTAGGGCGGGGGCAATGGATTTCGACGATTTGCTTTTCAAAACGAACATCTTATTGAAAGAGCATCCGGAGGTTTTAAACAAATACCAGCAAAAATTCAGGTATTTAATGGTGGATGAGTATCAGGATACGAACTTTTCGCAATACACCATTGTTAAAAAACTTGCAGCCGCTTACCAAAATATTTGCGTGGTAGGCGATGATGCGCAAAGTATTTATGCGTTCCGTGGGGCGAATATTCAAAACATTCTCAATTTCGAACGCGATTATCCTGATTTAAAAGTATATAAACTGGAGCAGAACTACCGCTCTACCCAAAATATTGTGGATGCCGCAAGCAGCATCATCGCCAACAACAAAAATCAACTGGAAAAGAACGTTTTTTCGGAGAATGTTGAAGGTGATAGAATTAAGGTTTCGCGTGCGTTTACCGATAATGAAGAGGGAAAGTTGGTTGCCGAATCGATACTTCAGGAGCGTGGCCTGAAAGGTTACCAGTACCACGATTTTGCGATCCTGTACCGTACAAATGCACAAAGCAGGGCCATGGAGGAAGGCTTGCGCAAGCTGAATATTCCCTATAAAATTTATGGCGGAACCTCTTTCTACCAACGCAAGGAGATTAAGGATTTAATTGCTTATTTCCGGTTAACTTTCAACCCGAAAGACGAGGAAGCGATAAAAAGGGTAATTAATTATCCGAAACGTGGAATTGGCGATACTTCGGTGGATAAAATCATCGTTGCTGCCGATCAAAACAACGTGACGATGTGGGATGTGATATCCAATGCACATCAATATGTTGATGGCCGTTTGGCAAATCAACTGAACGATTTTGCCATGATGGTGCAGAGCTTTCAGGCAGAGGCCAAAAAGCTGGATGCCTACGATTCTGCGTTGTTTATTGCACAACACGCGGGCATTTTAAAAGAATTATACACCGATGATAGTGTTGAAGGACGTGCGAGGTACGAAAATATTCAGGAATTATTAAACGGTATAAAAGAGTTTGCCGAGCGTGAGGATATTGAGGAAAAAGGTCTTGATATTTTTATGCAGGATGTGGCGCTTTTAACCAACGATGACAAGGACGGCGATAAAAACAAGGATACGGTTTCGCTGATGACAATTCACTCGGCCAAGGGTTTGGAGTTCAAAAACGTATTTATTGTTGGTTTGGAAGAGAACCTGTTCCCGTCGCAGATGTCGGTTAACTCGCGTTCCGATTTGGAAGAAGAGCGTCGTTTGTTTTACGTGGCCATTACGCGTGCGGAGATAAAATTAACGATTACCTACGCTACTTCTCGTTACCGTTGGGGAACGTTAACCAATTGTGAGCCTAGTCGTTTCATCAATGAGATCAATCCAAGATTTTTAGAATTAGACGTCAAACCCGCCAAAAGCAATGTTTTTGAGGGGAATTTCGATGATGAGCGCAAAACCTGGACTTCGCAACCGCGTGATTTTTTTAGTAAGCCCAAGCCTGCAGGCACAACCTCTACCCCACCCGTTCGCCCGAAAACAACTTCGTTACTGGCCAAAGCGCACGTTCCGTCGCCCGGCTTTGCACCATCGCAGCCGCACGAGTTTCAAGGGGGTATGGAAGTAGAGCACGAAAAGTTTGGCTTCGGCAAAATTATCAGTTTAGAAGGCACTCTGCCCGATGTAAAAGCAACCGTGTTTTTTCAAGGATTGGGCAATAAGCAACTATTGCTAAAGTTTGCGAAGCTGATGATTGTAAAGTAA